One genomic window of Paraburkholderia phytofirmans PsJN includes the following:
- a CDS encoding MgtC/SapB family protein, whose product MLGNLELIARLMVAAALGSVIGFERERLSWAAGLRTHMLVCVGSALIMIVSAYGFAEVLKGDHVVLDPSRMAAQVVSGIGFLGAGSILLRGEIVRGLTTAASLWSVAAIGLAVGGGLYTAAIAATIIILIILAGIKPLERRFITVKQRRQLTMIVERGAMTFHSLHDELGAASPRVKQFVMQQSEDAPECDEVVITLHRVSNTEYEAICGRLRQLHGVKQFRQDDATS is encoded by the coding sequence ATGCTGGGGAATCTCGAACTCATCGCCCGTTTGATGGTGGCCGCCGCGCTCGGCAGCGTCATCGGCTTCGAGCGGGAGCGGCTTTCGTGGGCCGCGGGTCTGCGCACGCATATGCTGGTGTGCGTTGGTTCGGCGCTGATCATGATTGTCTCGGCGTATGGTTTTGCCGAAGTCCTGAAAGGCGACCACGTCGTGCTCGATCCTTCGCGGATGGCCGCGCAAGTGGTGTCGGGCATCGGCTTTCTCGGCGCGGGCTCGATCCTGCTGCGTGGCGAGATCGTGCGCGGACTGACGACGGCGGCGAGCCTCTGGTCGGTGGCCGCCATCGGTCTCGCGGTCGGCGGCGGGCTGTACACGGCGGCGATTGCGGCGACCATCATCATTCTGATCATCCTGGCCGGCATCAAGCCGCTCGAGCGCCGCTTCATCACGGTCAAACAACGGCGCCAACTGACGATGATCGTCGAGCGCGGCGCCATGACGTTCCACTCGCTGCACGACGAACTCGGCGCCGCGAGCCCGCGCGTCAAGCAGTTCGTGATGCAGCAAAGCGAAGACGCGCCCGAGTGCGACGAAGTGGTGATCACCTTGCATCGCGTGTCGAATACCGAATATGAGGCGATCTGCGGGCGCTTGCGGCAACTGCATGGCGTCAAGCAGTTCCGGCAGGACGACGCGACTTCCTGA
- a CDS encoding HNH endonuclease has product MTKKLAEPWYRPPPADEICPLCGRPIPASQRDLHHWVPKTKGGKEVAALHRICHRQLHALFTETELAQRYSTVEALLSDEAVRTFVWWVRTKPNDFYERTRRSGRKG; this is encoded by the coding sequence ATGACCAAAAAACTCGCCGAACCTTGGTATCGACCTCCGCCTGCGGACGAAATCTGCCCGCTCTGCGGCCGGCCGATCCCGGCGAGCCAACGCGATTTGCATCATTGGGTGCCGAAAACGAAAGGCGGCAAGGAAGTCGCCGCCTTGCACCGCATTTGCCACCGCCAGCTTCACGCGCTGTTCACGGAAACCGAGCTGGCGCAGCGCTATTCAACGGTGGAGGCGCTCCTCAGCGACGAGGCGGTCCGCACTTTCGTTTGGTGGGTTCGTACCAAGCCGAACGACTTTTACGAGCGCACACGCCGCAGTGGGCGCAAAGGCTGA
- a CDS encoding AGE family epimerase/isomerase gives MQSMNPPAASTIALAARLREHFTGVVLPIWRGPGFNTALKLPYEAVSAEGHEPLPAERYRAMACARQLFVFSQAGDAAHAQALFDSLTHTFQDTRHGGWFYSVDAQGAPLDTTKDLYTHAFVVFACAEYARRSGNRDALEIVHRTSALIQSNFAAEDDLFNAALTADFAAVTGTPIQNPLMHLTEAWLAAREATHDNAFDAALRRLAGAVTRRFVHAPTGCIAELPIGADDNRLEPGHQFEWFWLVKQAGAVFEDSGLAEAMPRAFSFAQQHGVDRETGGVYASLDETGRIKDETQRIWAQTEYLRALASHDELSARDTLPRQIERFQQRFLRPQGWFECKTPAGEVARADMPSTTPYHLATAYEALPA, from the coding sequence ATGCAGAGCATGAACCCACCCGCTGCTTCCACCATCGCACTCGCTGCCCGTCTGCGCGAACACTTCACAGGCGTGGTGCTGCCGATCTGGCGCGGTCCGGGTTTCAACACCGCACTGAAGCTGCCCTACGAAGCGGTCAGCGCAGAAGGTCACGAGCCGCTGCCCGCCGAGCGTTACCGGGCCATGGCCTGCGCGCGACAATTGTTCGTGTTCTCGCAAGCAGGCGACGCAGCCCATGCGCAGGCGTTGTTCGATTCGTTGACGCACACCTTTCAGGACACGCGCCACGGTGGATGGTTCTACAGCGTGGATGCGCAAGGCGCACCGCTTGACACCACCAAGGACCTGTACACGCATGCGTTCGTGGTGTTTGCGTGCGCGGAGTACGCCCGGCGCTCTGGCAATCGCGACGCGCTGGAAATCGTGCATCGCACGTCCGCGCTGATCCAGTCGAACTTCGCCGCCGAGGACGATCTGTTCAACGCCGCGCTGACCGCGGACTTCGCCGCCGTGACCGGCACGCCGATCCAGAACCCTTTGATGCACTTGACCGAAGCCTGGCTGGCCGCTCGCGAAGCCACGCATGACAACGCTTTCGACGCCGCGCTACGGCGTCTCGCCGGCGCGGTTACGCGGCGCTTCGTGCATGCGCCCACGGGCTGCATCGCCGAATTGCCGATTGGCGCGGACGACAACCGGTTGGAACCCGGGCATCAGTTCGAATGGTTCTGGCTGGTGAAACAGGCGGGCGCCGTGTTCGAAGACTCGGGTCTCGCCGAGGCCATGCCGCGTGCGTTCAGCTTCGCGCAGCAACATGGCGTGGACCGGGAAACCGGCGGCGTGTACGCCTCGCTCGACGAAACCGGCCGGATCAAGGACGAGACTCAGCGGATCTGGGCCCAAACCGAATATCTACGCGCGCTGGCAAGCCATGACGAACTGTCGGCGCGGGACACGCTGCCCCGGCAAATCGAACGGTTCCAGCAACGATTTCTGCGACCGCAGGGCTGGTTCGAATGCAAAACGCCGGCGGGCGAAGTGGCGCGTGCCGACATGCCGTCGACCACGCCGTATCACCTCGCCACCGCCTACGAGGCGTTGCCGGCCTGA